One stretch of Lacimicrobium alkaliphilum DNA includes these proteins:
- a CDS encoding GNAT family N-acyltransferase, with protein MFTVDDVLQKHYPKLTQNPLIFGSARFVLRRLLHEREFQDFSRDYPHLQGLEFIEQVLEYFDFSYSVRDSEKERIPTQGKLVIIANHPIGTLDGLALIKMVSEIRSDVKVIANEMLMAVEPLHNMLIPVNNMQGGTARGQLSKIQQHLAGEGVLIMFPAGEVSRLRPQGVRDTRWQRGFLRIAKAAKAPILPIFIDGKNSPLFYGVSMLYKPMATLLLVAEMFKQRKKHLPMRIGEMIPFDAYQGQHITPSQKVKLFRKHLYRIGQGRDGIFVTQKAIALPEDRRELSKAIRKDCELLGETGDGKQIYLYQHRGSSAVLREIGRLREVAFRAVGEGSNKRRDIDQYDSHYYHLILWDKEDLEIVGAYRFGDARKLSSDSQGPGLYSASLFDYGKQMDHYFEQGLELGRSFVQPKYWGKRSLDYLWYGIGAFLSRHPHYRYLFGSVSISGALPGPAKDLLVQFYQLYFAGEQGIAVSNRPYSLPADLQNLFVGDDYKSDFSKLKHLLANMGAAVPTLYKQYTEICEPDGVQFLSFGVDPDFNDCVDGLVLVDLTRLKDKKRQRYIPQQQAS; from the coding sequence ATGTTTACTGTTGATGACGTGCTGCAAAAGCATTACCCCAAGCTGACTCAAAACCCCCTTATTTTCGGCTCCGCTCGCTTTGTTCTGCGCCGGTTATTACACGAAAGAGAGTTCCAGGATTTTTCCCGCGACTACCCTCACCTGCAGGGACTGGAGTTTATCGAACAGGTGCTGGAATATTTTGATTTCAGCTATTCAGTCAGAGACAGCGAGAAAGAGCGGATTCCCACTCAGGGCAAACTGGTGATCATTGCCAACCACCCCATTGGCACACTGGACGGACTGGCACTGATAAAAATGGTCAGTGAAATCCGCAGCGATGTAAAAGTGATCGCCAACGAGATGCTGATGGCCGTTGAGCCGCTGCACAATATGCTGATCCCCGTCAATAATATGCAGGGCGGCACAGCCAGAGGACAACTTAGCAAAATACAGCAGCATCTGGCCGGCGAAGGGGTACTGATTATGTTTCCTGCCGGTGAAGTTTCCAGACTGCGCCCTCAGGGCGTCAGAGATACACGCTGGCAGCGCGGCTTTTTACGGATCGCCAAAGCCGCAAAAGCGCCAATACTACCTATTTTTATTGACGGTAAGAACTCGCCCTTATTTTATGGCGTATCCATGCTGTACAAGCCCATGGCAACCCTGTTGCTGGTGGCAGAAATGTTCAAGCAACGAAAGAAACACCTGCCCATGCGTATCGGAGAGATGATTCCTTTTGATGCCTATCAGGGGCAACATATTACGCCCAGTCAGAAGGTCAAACTGTTCAGAAAACATCTCTATCGTATCGGACAGGGCCGCGATGGCATATTCGTTACCCAGAAGGCCATCGCCCTGCCAGAGGATCGTCGTGAGCTGAGTAAAGCCATAAGAAAAGACTGCGAATTACTCGGCGAGACCGGCGACGGCAAACAAATTTATCTGTATCAGCACCGTGGCAGCAGTGCCGTGCTGCGCGAAATCGGCAGATTGCGTGAAGTGGCGTTTCGCGCCGTTGGCGAAGGCAGTAACAAGCGCCGGGATATCGATCAGTATGACAGCCACTACTACCACCTTATTTTATGGGATAAAGAAGATCTGGAGATCGTCGGCGCCTACCGCTTTGGCGATGCCCGCAAGCTCAGCTCCGACAGCCAGGGCCCCGGGCTTTATTCCGCCAGCCTGTTTGACTATGGCAAGCAAATGGATCACTACTTTGAACAGGGCCTGGAACTGGGGCGCAGTTTTGTGCAGCCTAAGTACTGGGGTAAGCGCAGCCTTGATTATCTCTGGTATGGCATCGGTGCCTTTTTAAGCCGCCACCCACATTATCGCTACCTGTTTGGCTCAGTCAGTATCAGTGGTGCCCTGCCGGGCCCTGCCAAAGATCTGCTGGTGCAGTTTTATCAACTCTACTTCGCCGGCGAACAGGGCATTGCCGTATCTAACCGGCCCTACTCCCTGCCCGCAGATTTACAGAACCTGTTTGTTGGCGATGATTACAAAAGCGACTTCAGTAAACTGAAACACCTGTTGGCCAATATGGGCGCAGCGGTCCCGACCCTGTACAAGCAATATACAGAGATCTGTGAGCCCGATGGCGTGCAGTTTCTCAGCTTCGGTGTCGATCCTGATTTCAATGATTGTGTGGACGGTCTGGTACTGGTGGATCTGACCCGCCTTAAGGACAAGAAACGTCAGCGCTATATACCTCAGCAACAGGCATCCTGA
- the dapE gene encoding succinyl-diaminopimelate desuccinylase: protein MSAHRHPDSETFLSLEYSQNLMRRASVTPEDKGCQLWLAEKLSAMGFECEFIHQHGVSNLIASFGQGIKTMAFAGHTDVVPPGPPEKWHSHPFAANIVGDRLIGRGAADMKTGIGAMLAATERFLVQTPQPGYRLMWLITSDEEGEAEFGSRLIKAWLDERQTKLDYCVVGEPTARQFTGDTIKTGRRGAVSARLRVFGRQGHVAYPQFADNAIHKMNRVLSALNDIEWDQGSDDFPGTGLQVTHIDSGNFTDNIVPAQCDICFNLRYSHRFTQSELEALITQAVAMQTDDFELEWERPCAPYLTHPQKSDSLIGYAEQAIHKHTGAFPVLSTSGGTSDGRFFAGADTQVIELGVPNASIHQVNEWVRLKDLRLLEDIYTSLLSTIQDACC from the coding sequence ATGTCCGCTCACAGACATCCTGATTCAGAAACCTTTCTTTCTCTTGAATACAGTCAGAACCTGATGCGTCGTGCTTCAGTGACCCCCGAAGATAAAGGGTGTCAGTTGTGGCTGGCTGAAAAGCTCAGCGCCATGGGCTTTGAATGTGAGTTTATTCACCAGCATGGCGTCAGCAATCTTATCGCCAGTTTTGGCCAGGGTATTAAAACAATGGCCTTTGCCGGACATACTGATGTGGTACCACCGGGGCCGCCGGAGAAATGGCACAGCCACCCCTTTGCTGCCAATATTGTCGGCGATCGGCTTATTGGTCGTGGTGCCGCGGATATGAAAACCGGTATCGGTGCCATGTTAGCTGCCACCGAGCGTTTTCTGGTACAAACTCCGCAGCCAGGCTACAGATTAATGTGGCTGATCACCAGCGATGAAGAAGGGGAAGCAGAATTCGGCTCCAGGCTGATCAAAGCTTGGCTGGATGAGCGGCAGACCAAGCTGGATTATTGTGTGGTGGGTGAGCCCACCGCAAGACAATTTACCGGCGATACCATTAAAACCGGCCGCCGCGGTGCTGTATCCGCGCGACTCAGGGTATTCGGCAGGCAGGGTCATGTGGCGTACCCCCAGTTTGCCGATAACGCCATTCATAAAATGAATCGGGTACTCAGCGCCCTCAATGATATCGAGTGGGATCAGGGCAGCGATGATTTTCCCGGTACCGGCCTGCAGGTGACGCATATTGACTCGGGTAATTTTACCGATAATATTGTACCGGCGCAGTGTGATATTTGCTTTAATCTGCGCTATAGCCACAGGTTTACACAGTCTGAACTGGAAGCCCTGATTACACAGGCGGTGGCGATGCAAACCGATGACTTCGAGCTGGAATGGGAGCGCCCCTGTGCCCCCTATTTAACTCATCCACAAAAATCCGACAGTCTGATCGGCTATGCAGAACAGGCTATCCATAAACACACCGGTGCCTTTCCTGTGCTTTCAACCTCAGGGGGCACCTCAGATGGTCGTTTCTTTGCCGGTGCAGACACTCAGGTGATTGAGCTGGGCGTACCCAACGCCAGTATCCATCAGGTCAACGAGTGGGTGCGACTCAAAGATTTGCGTTTACTGGAAGATATCTACACCAGCCTGCTCAGTACTATTCAGGATGCCTGTTGCTGA